In one window of Scyliorhinus canicula chromosome 17, sScyCan1.1, whole genome shotgun sequence DNA:
- the LOC119952308 gene encoding sodium- and chloride-dependent neutral and basic amino acid transporter B(0+)-like: MTTAALKGANRLIKDIEMMIGERTWLFWLWWRVCWIFISPCLLAAIWVCSITAFTPPTYGSVEYPGWAIALGWCIIIFYVMWIPIVTMAGVVQAESSTLCQTHSAKHGTPISNLLALLCLTCKVFHLLCSTILNSECNGVHHITMLTWPYALLRYSPAYPLVLFYCTVGVTKFND, translated from the exons GAGCAAACAGATTAATCAAGGACATTGAGATGATGATTGGGGAAAGGACTTGGCTCTTCTGGCTGTGGTGGAGAGTCTGTTGGATTTTCATCTCACCGTGTTTGCTGGCA GCAATTTGGGTCTGTTCAATAACAGCATTCACTCCACCAACATATGGATCTGTTGAGTACCCAGGCTGGGCAATAGCACTTGGCTGGTGCATTATCATTTTCTATGTTATGTGGATCCCCATTGTCACCATGGCGGGCGTTGTCCAAGCTGAGAGTTCCACCTTGTGCCAG ACGCATTCCGCAAAGCATGGGACCCCTATCTCAAATTTATTGGCTCTACTATGCCTGACTTGCAAGGTTTTCCATTTATTATGTAGCACCATCTTGAACTCTGAATGTAACGGTGTGCACCATATTACCATGTTGACATGGCCTTATGCTCTTCTCCGCTACTCTCCAGCTTATCCGCTTGTTCTTTTTTATTGTACAGTCGGAGTCACCAAGTTTAATGACTAA